One genomic segment of Arachis duranensis cultivar V14167 chromosome 4, aradu.V14167.gnm2.J7QH, whole genome shotgun sequence includes these proteins:
- the LOC107485394 gene encoding BTB/POZ domain-containing protein At3g08570-like, translated as MVSENSSLSSKRSPATTPKFCNSFTTRIFADVAGDITIVVDGESFLLHKFPLMTLSGKIRKMVADAKVSTVSSLELLNFPGGHQTFELAMKFCYGMNFEITTFNVTRLRCAAEYLEMTEEYKDQNLISRTESYLKDIVFQDLQKSVEVLSTCEMLPPLVEQIEIPRRCVESIAMNACKEQLASGLSRLECDGESRELKEDCVIAWWVEDLSVLRIDFFQRVICAMGRMGVRSESIMASLMHYAQSSLKGIGKSQFLNPSRANSSPTTMELDQRTIVETLMSLMPADKNSSIPLTFMFGMLKMAIILGAAIPCRLELERRISLRLETVSLDDLLIPSLQSGDSLFDVDTVHRLLENFLQRIEEEEADDYGYDSDGFGSTSSHGSLLKVGQLIDAYLAEIATDPYLSMQKFVGLIEILPEYARVIDDGLYRAVDIYLKAHPALTEQECKKICKFIDCQKLSQEACNHAAQNDRLPLQMVVQVLYCEQLRLKNAVSGSSGDGLLSQRISSGIPSAAMSPRDNYASLRRENRELKLEISRMRVRLSELEKEQMFMKQGMIDKAGNGRTFLTSLSKGIGRIGIFSSQGGRKCQKSSRKSRASEGKTGRSRKYSVS; from the exons atggtTTCTGAGAATTCATCTCTCTCTTCTAAACGCTCTCCAGCCACTACTCCTAAGTTCTGCAACTCATTCACTACAAG AATTTTTGCCGACGTTGCCGGTGACATTACAATTGTAGTTGATGGAGAATCATTTTTGCTGCACAAG TTTCCCTTAATGACTCTAAGTGGCAAGATCCGAAAAATGGTTGCTGATGCCAAGGTTTCAACCGTTTCGAGCTTGGAACTCCTCAATTTCCCAGGGGGACACCAAACATTTGAACTAGCCATGAAGTTTTGCTATGGCATGAATTTTGAGATCACTACATTCAATGTTACGAGGCTACGTTGCGCTGCTGAGTACCTTGAAATGACAGAGGAATACAAAGACCAAAACCTCATCTCAAGAACAGAATCTTATCTGAAAGACATTGTTTTTCAAGATCTTCAGAAATCAGTGGAAGTTTTATCCACCTGTGAGATGTTACCACCACTAGTGGAGCAGATTGAAATTCCAAGAAGGTGTGTGGAATCCATagcaatgaatgcatgcaaggaGCAGCTAGCTTCCGGTTTATCTCGGCTAGAGTGCGACGGCGAGTCCAGAGAGCTAAAGGAGGATTGTGTCATTGCATGGTGGGTCGAGGATCTATCGGTCTTGCGCATCGATTTCTTCCAGCGAGTTATATGCGCCATGGGGAGAATGGGAGTTAGATCAGAGAGCATCATGGCTTCACTTATGCATTATGCTCAATCGTCACTCAAGGGTATTGGTAAAAGCCAGTTCTTGAATCCTTCCAGGGCAAATTCGAGTCCAACAACAATGGAATTGGACCAGAGGACTATTGTGGAAACTCTTATGAGTCTCATGCCAGCAGATAAAAACTCTTCAATTCCACTGACATTTATGTTTGGAATGTTGAAGATGGCTATCATTTTGGGTGCAGCAATTCCATGTAGGCTTGAACTTGAAAGGAGGATCTCATTGAGGTTGGAAACCGTTTCGCTCGACGACCTTCTCATACCGTCTCTGCAGAGTGGAGACTCCTTGTTTGATGTTGATACAGTTCACAGGTTGCTGGAGAATTTTTTGCAGCGGATTGAGGAGGAAGAAGCCGATGATTACGGATATGATTCCGATGGTTTCGGCTCAACTAGTAGCCATGGTTCTTTGCTAAAAGTAGGGCAGCTTATTGATGCTTATCTTGCAGAAATTGCAACCGATCCTTACTTAAGCATGCAGAAATTTGTTGGTTTGATTGAGATACTACCTGAGTATGCTCGTGTAATTGATGATGGCCTTTATAGAGCTGTGGATATTTATCTCAAG GCTCATCCAGCTCTAACAGAACAAGAATGCAAGAAGATTTGCAAGTTTATAGATTGTCAGAAACTGTCTCAAGAAGCATGCAACCATGCTGCACAGAATGATAGACTTCCACTGCAGATGGTGGTGCAAGTCCTGTACTGCGAGCAACTACGGTTGAAGAATGCAGTGTCAGGGAGTTCAGGAGATGGTCTATTGTCACAGAGAATAAGCAGTGGCATTCCAAGTGCTGCTATGTCCCCAAGAGATAACTACGCTTCTCTGCGAAGAGAGAACCGGGAGCTGAAGCTTGAGATTTCAAGGATGAGGGTGAGGCTAAGTGAGTTAGAGAAGGAGCAGATGTTCATGAAACAAGGCATGATTGATAAAGCAGGAAATGGAAGAACATTCTTGACCTCCCTCTCCAAAGGGATAGGGAGAATTGGGATTTTCAGCAGTCAAGGTGGCAGAAAGTGCCAAA
- the LOC107485362 gene encoding histone acetyltransferase TAP1, which yields MVVVVVVLVLSFGGGGGGGCIILEKKEEFWKGRDRGILVRRTFDAETRKLKTFQLKAGFWESIKSGLIKNNTTQVVDPPNVDEEDEEPLPQEFVLVEKTEPDGTIEQIIFSSGGDIDVYDLQALCDKVGWPRRPLSKLAAALKNSYIVASLHSVRKSPGSEGNEQKRLIGMARATSDHAFNATIWDVLVDPGYQGQGLGKALVEKLIRALLQRDIGNITLFADSKVVDFYRNLGFEADPEGIKGMFWYPNY from the exons atggtggtggtggtggttgttctGGTTCTGAGTTTtggtggtggtggcggtggTGGTTGCATAATTttggagaagaaagaagaattttGGAAAGGAAGGGATAGGGGCATTTTGGTCCGAAGGACg TTTGATGCAGAAACCAGAAAGTTGAAGACTTTTCAGCTCAAGGCTGGATTTTGGGAGTCAATTAAATCTGG GTTGATTAAGAACAACACTACACAAGTTGTTGATCCACCCAATGtagatgaagaagatgaagaacctTTGCCTCAAGAGTTTGTCCTTGTTGAAAAGACTGAACCTGATGGAACAATTGagcaaataatattttcttcagGTGGAGATATTGATGTTTATGACCTTCAAGCTCTCTGTGACAAG GTAGGGTGGCCACGGAGGCCATTGTCGAAATTAGCTGCTGCTTTAAAAAATAGCTATATTGTAGCCTCATTGCATTCTGTAAGAAAGTCTCCGGGGTCAG AGGGGAATGAACAAAAGAGATTAATCGGCATGGCTCGTGCTACTTCAGACCATGCCTTCAATGCCACAATTTGGGATGTCCTAGTTGATCCTGGTTACCAG GGCCAAGGTCTTGGTAAAGCTCTTGTAGAGAAACTGATTCGAGCTCTTTTGCAAAGGGACATCGGCAATATAACTCTGTTTGCAGATAGTAAAG TTGTGGATTTCTACCGGAATTTAGGttttgaagctgaccctgaaggCATAAAAGGCATGTTTTGGTACCCAAATTACTAA
- the LOC107485395 gene encoding probable LRR receptor-like serine/threonine-protein kinase At1g06840 isoform X1: MPALRRTHGYALAVLFCLFISIAASQPTDPSEVNALKGIKKSLIDPMNKLKSWSKGDPCRSNWTGVWCFDKVGDDGYFHVQELYLMTANLSGTLAPELGQLSQLEILDFMWNKLTGTIPKEIGNIATLKLLLLNGNNLSGSLPDELGNLTKLNRFQVDENQLSGPIPVSFANMTNVKHLHMNNNSFSGQLPPELSKLPNLIHLLVDNNNLSGYLPPEYSMLQGLRILQLDNNNFSGNGIPSTYANLSRLVKLSLRNCNLQGTVPDFSPIANLSYLDLSWNHLTGHMPTNKLSDNMTTINLANNNLNGSIPRNFSNLPLLQELSLQNNMLSGSIPAGIWQNISLTASAKLKIDLSNNSLSDILGNSTTPANVTLRLSGNPICKNSNIHNIVQYCGSEGKVATIALQSKLKCPPQACPSDSFFQYVPSSPLPCFCAAPLKIGYRLKSPSFSYFPPYITSFESYITDSLDLDLYQLSIDSYAWEEGPRLRMYLKIFPSYKQNGSHVFNESEVRRITGIFTSWKFPRTDFFGPYELMNLTLDGPYANLTGGSESGRSKTKTGVLVAAIVAGVACVLAISALIYILITRKHIQYQSKLSRKRVSTNVSIKIDGVKAFTFKELSHATDKFDISTKVGEGGYGNVYKGILSDETFVAIKRAEEGSLQGQKEFLTEIELLSRIHHRNLVQLIGYCNEEGEQMLVYEFMPNGTLRDWISGKKRRGCLSFVMRLRIAMGAAKGILYLHTEANPPIFHRDIKASNILLDSKFTAKVADFGLSRLAPFLEEEGTVPRYVSTVVKGTPGYLDPEYLLTHKLTDKCDVYSLGIVFLELITGMKPISHGKNIAREVNVARQSDTIDSIIDSNMGGFYPSDCIDKFLSLALSCCQDNPEQRPSMLDVVRELEDIIGMLPETETSFSISDITSDSSGKMAQSSSSASNVTREEQHTSSYVSGSDLVSGVVPTIVPR; the protein is encoded by the exons ATGCCGGCTTTGAGAAGAACACATGGATATGCCTTGGCTGTTTTGTTCTGTTTATTCATCTCCATAGCAGCATCACAGCCAACAGATCCTTCAGAAG TAAATGCACTGAAAGGGATAAAGAAAAGTTTGATTGATCCCATGAACAAACTAAAGAGCTGGAGTAAGGGTGACCCCTGTAGATCAAACTGGACTGGAGTTTGGTGTTTCGATAAGGTTGGGGATGACGGTTACTTCCATGTCCAGGAGTT GTACTTGATGACTGCGAATCTTTCGGGAACTCTAGCACCTGAACTTGGTCAGCTGTCTCAGCTGGAGATCCT GGATTTCATGTGGAATAAGCTGACAGGCACAATACCAAAGGAGATTGGGAATATTGCAACACTGAAACTCTT GCTTCTGAATGGAAATAATTTATCCGGTAGCTTACCGGATGAGCTCGGCAACcttacaaaattaaacagattCCAAGTCGACGAAAACCAATTGTCGGGTCCAATCCCAGTGTCATTTGCCAACATGACCAATGTTAAACACCT CCACATGAACAACAACTCATTTAGTGGTCAACTTCCACCCGAACTTTCAAAGCTGCCTAATCTTATCCACTT GCTTGTGGACAACAACAACTTATCTGGTTATCTTCCACCAGAATACTCCATGCTCCAAGGGTTGCGAATACT CCAACTTGATAACAATAATTTCAGTGGGAATGGAATTCCTTCTACCTATGCAAACTTATCCAGGCTTGTAAAACT GAGTCTGAGAAACTGCAATCTACAAGGAACTGTTCCTGATTTCAGCCCAATAGCAAATCTTAGCTATTT AGATCTTAGCTGGAATCATCTTACAGGACACATGCCAACAAATAAACTTTCAGACAATATGACAACCAT CAATCTGGCCAATAACAATCTCAATGGATCTATTCCTCGAAACTTCTCAAACCTGCCTCTTCTTCAGGAACT GTCACTTCAGAACAATATGTTGTCTGGATCCATCCCTGCTGGAATATGGCAGAACATCTCCTTAACTGCAAGTGCTAAACTTAAAAT TGATCTCAGTAACAACTCCCTTTCAGACATTCTTGGAAATTCAACTACCCCGGCAAACGTTACCTTGAG GCTTTCCGGCAATCCTATCTGCAAGAATTCTAACATTCATAATATTGTTCAATATTGTGGAAGTGAAGGAAAAGTAGCAACCATAGCCTTGCAATCAAAACTCAAATGTCCACCTCAAGCCTGTCCATCAGATAGTTTCTTCCAATACGTCCCGTCTTCCCCACTTCCTTGCTTTTGTGCAGCACCTTTGAAAATTGGATACAGATTGAAAAGTCCAAGCTTTTCTTACTTTCCTCCCTATATTACTTCTTTTGAGTCATATATAACTGATTCCTTAGACTTAGACCTCTATCAGTTATCAATTGATTCTTATGCTTGGGAAGAGGGACCTCGTCTTAGAATGTACTTGAAAATCTTTCCTTCATACAAACAAAATGGTTCCCATGTGTTCAATGAGAGTGAGGTCCGTCGCATTACAGGCATATTCACATCATGGAAATTTCCTCGAACTGATTTTTTCGGACCATATGAACTCATGAACTTAACTCTTGATGGACCTTATGCGAATC TTACGGGTGGCTCTGAATCAGGGAGGAGTAAAACTAAAACTGGTGTATTAGTTGCTGCTATTGTAGCAGGTGTTGCTTGTGTTTTGGCAATATCTGCATTGATCTATATCCTGATCACTAGAAAACATATCCAATACCAGAGCAAGCTTTCGAGGAAGCGAGTGT CCACAAATGTATCCATCAAAATAGATGGTGTCAAAGCATTTACTTTCAAAGAGTTGTCTCATGCTACCGACAAATTCGACATCTCAACTAAAGTTGGCGAAGGAGGTTATGGGAATGTATACAAGGGCATTTTATCTGATGAAACATTTGTAGCCATAAAGCGAGCCGAAGAAGGTTCCTTACAAGGTCAGAAGGAGTTTTTGACTGAGATTGAGCTATTATCAAGGATACATCATCGAAATCTTGTCCAACTGATCGGATATTGTAATGAAGAAGGGGAGCAG ATGCTGGTTTATGAATTCATGCCCAATGGCACCCTAAGGGACTGGATCTCTG GCAAAAAGAGGAGGGGATGCCTGAGTTTTGTTATGAGGCTGAGAATTGCGATGGGTGCAGCTAAAGGGATACTTTATCTGCATACAGAGGCCAACCCTCCCATATTCCACAGAGATATCAAAGCAAGCAACATACTTTTGGACTCTAAGTTCACTGCTAAAGTGGCCGATTTTGGACTGTCGCGGCTTGCGCCATTCCTTGAGGAAGAAGGAACCGTCCCTAGATATGTGTCAACCGTTGTGAAGGGTACACCG GGTTATCTGGACCCAGAATACTTGTTGACACATAAGTTGACTGACAAATGTGATGTCTATAGCCTTGGGATAGTGTTCCTCGAACTTATAACCGGCATGAAACCAATATCACACGGGAAAAACATTGCCCGCGAG GTTAATGTGGCTCGCCAATCTGACACAATAGATTCCATCATAGACAGCAACATGGGAGGGTTCTATCCATCAGATTGTATAGACAAGTTCCTAAGTCTTGCCCTGAGTTGCTGCCAAGACAATCCAGAGCAAAGGCCATCAATGTTGGACGTTGTTAGGGAACTTGAAGACATCATTGGAATGCTGCCAGAGACCGAGACAAGTTTCTCAATCTCTGATATAACCTCTGATAGTTCTGGCAAAATGGCACAATCTTCATCATCAGCATCAAATGTAACTAGGGAGGAACAACACACGTCTTCTTATGTTTCAGGAAGTGACCTTGTCAGTGGTGTGGTTCCCACCATTGTTCCCCGGTGA
- the LOC107485395 gene encoding probable LRR receptor-like serine/threonine-protein kinase At1g06840 isoform X2, producing the protein MTNVKHLHMNNNSFSGQLPPELSKLPNLIHLLVDNNNLSGYLPPEYSMLQGLRILQLDNNNFSGNGIPSTYANLSRLVKLSLRNCNLQGTVPDFSPIANLSYLDLSWNHLTGHMPTNKLSDNMTTINLANNNLNGSIPRNFSNLPLLQELSLQNNMLSGSIPAGIWQNISLTASAKLKIDLSNNSLSDILGNSTTPANVTLRLSGNPICKNSNIHNIVQYCGSEGKVATIALQSKLKCPPQACPSDSFFQYVPSSPLPCFCAAPLKIGYRLKSPSFSYFPPYITSFESYITDSLDLDLYQLSIDSYAWEEGPRLRMYLKIFPSYKQNGSHVFNESEVRRITGIFTSWKFPRTDFFGPYELMNLTLDGPYANLTGGSESGRSKTKTGVLVAAIVAGVACVLAISALIYILITRKHIQYQSKLSRKRVSTNVSIKIDGVKAFTFKELSHATDKFDISTKVGEGGYGNVYKGILSDETFVAIKRAEEGSLQGQKEFLTEIELLSRIHHRNLVQLIGYCNEEGEQMLVYEFMPNGTLRDWISGKKRRGCLSFVMRLRIAMGAAKGILYLHTEANPPIFHRDIKASNILLDSKFTAKVADFGLSRLAPFLEEEGTVPRYVSTVVKGTPGYLDPEYLLTHKLTDKCDVYSLGIVFLELITGMKPISHGKNIAREVNVARQSDTIDSIIDSNMGGFYPSDCIDKFLSLALSCCQDNPEQRPSMLDVVRELEDIIGMLPETETSFSISDITSDSSGKMAQSSSSASNVTREEQHTSSYVSGSDLVSGVVPTIVPR; encoded by the exons ATGACCAATGTTAAACACCT CCACATGAACAACAACTCATTTAGTGGTCAACTTCCACCCGAACTTTCAAAGCTGCCTAATCTTATCCACTT GCTTGTGGACAACAACAACTTATCTGGTTATCTTCCACCAGAATACTCCATGCTCCAAGGGTTGCGAATACT CCAACTTGATAACAATAATTTCAGTGGGAATGGAATTCCTTCTACCTATGCAAACTTATCCAGGCTTGTAAAACT GAGTCTGAGAAACTGCAATCTACAAGGAACTGTTCCTGATTTCAGCCCAATAGCAAATCTTAGCTATTT AGATCTTAGCTGGAATCATCTTACAGGACACATGCCAACAAATAAACTTTCAGACAATATGACAACCAT CAATCTGGCCAATAACAATCTCAATGGATCTATTCCTCGAAACTTCTCAAACCTGCCTCTTCTTCAGGAACT GTCACTTCAGAACAATATGTTGTCTGGATCCATCCCTGCTGGAATATGGCAGAACATCTCCTTAACTGCAAGTGCTAAACTTAAAAT TGATCTCAGTAACAACTCCCTTTCAGACATTCTTGGAAATTCAACTACCCCGGCAAACGTTACCTTGAG GCTTTCCGGCAATCCTATCTGCAAGAATTCTAACATTCATAATATTGTTCAATATTGTGGAAGTGAAGGAAAAGTAGCAACCATAGCCTTGCAATCAAAACTCAAATGTCCACCTCAAGCCTGTCCATCAGATAGTTTCTTCCAATACGTCCCGTCTTCCCCACTTCCTTGCTTTTGTGCAGCACCTTTGAAAATTGGATACAGATTGAAAAGTCCAAGCTTTTCTTACTTTCCTCCCTATATTACTTCTTTTGAGTCATATATAACTGATTCCTTAGACTTAGACCTCTATCAGTTATCAATTGATTCTTATGCTTGGGAAGAGGGACCTCGTCTTAGAATGTACTTGAAAATCTTTCCTTCATACAAACAAAATGGTTCCCATGTGTTCAATGAGAGTGAGGTCCGTCGCATTACAGGCATATTCACATCATGGAAATTTCCTCGAACTGATTTTTTCGGACCATATGAACTCATGAACTTAACTCTTGATGGACCTTATGCGAATC TTACGGGTGGCTCTGAATCAGGGAGGAGTAAAACTAAAACTGGTGTATTAGTTGCTGCTATTGTAGCAGGTGTTGCTTGTGTTTTGGCAATATCTGCATTGATCTATATCCTGATCACTAGAAAACATATCCAATACCAGAGCAAGCTTTCGAGGAAGCGAGTGT CCACAAATGTATCCATCAAAATAGATGGTGTCAAAGCATTTACTTTCAAAGAGTTGTCTCATGCTACCGACAAATTCGACATCTCAACTAAAGTTGGCGAAGGAGGTTATGGGAATGTATACAAGGGCATTTTATCTGATGAAACATTTGTAGCCATAAAGCGAGCCGAAGAAGGTTCCTTACAAGGTCAGAAGGAGTTTTTGACTGAGATTGAGCTATTATCAAGGATACATCATCGAAATCTTGTCCAACTGATCGGATATTGTAATGAAGAAGGGGAGCAG ATGCTGGTTTATGAATTCATGCCCAATGGCACCCTAAGGGACTGGATCTCTG GCAAAAAGAGGAGGGGATGCCTGAGTTTTGTTATGAGGCTGAGAATTGCGATGGGTGCAGCTAAAGGGATACTTTATCTGCATACAGAGGCCAACCCTCCCATATTCCACAGAGATATCAAAGCAAGCAACATACTTTTGGACTCTAAGTTCACTGCTAAAGTGGCCGATTTTGGACTGTCGCGGCTTGCGCCATTCCTTGAGGAAGAAGGAACCGTCCCTAGATATGTGTCAACCGTTGTGAAGGGTACACCG GGTTATCTGGACCCAGAATACTTGTTGACACATAAGTTGACTGACAAATGTGATGTCTATAGCCTTGGGATAGTGTTCCTCGAACTTATAACCGGCATGAAACCAATATCACACGGGAAAAACATTGCCCGCGAG GTTAATGTGGCTCGCCAATCTGACACAATAGATTCCATCATAGACAGCAACATGGGAGGGTTCTATCCATCAGATTGTATAGACAAGTTCCTAAGTCTTGCCCTGAGTTGCTGCCAAGACAATCCAGAGCAAAGGCCATCAATGTTGGACGTTGTTAGGGAACTTGAAGACATCATTGGAATGCTGCCAGAGACCGAGACAAGTTTCTCAATCTCTGATATAACCTCTGATAGTTCTGGCAAAATGGCACAATCTTCATCATCAGCATCAAATGTAACTAGGGAGGAACAACACACGTCTTCTTATGTTTCAGGAAGTGACCTTGTCAGTGGTGTGGTTCCCACCATTGTTCCCCGGTGA